The following DNA comes from Magnolia sinica isolate HGM2019 chromosome 18, MsV1, whole genome shotgun sequence.
acaGTCTCATGTTGcgggaaaaatgaaaaagaggtcGGCAGTGTGGgacgattttgaagaagtaaccctgaagaATGGCCAAGTGAAGATACAATGTAAGCACTGTAAGAGTCAGTACGCTAAGCAATCAGATGGGTCAACCACAACGTTGAAGAAACATATTTCAAAGTGTCAGAAAAAAATGAGAAGTGCGGCAAcgcaacaaacactttcattttcacAATCTGCAATGGGTCCATTGGTGTCCATCTACAAGTACGACAAGGAGCTGGTGAATGAGTTGACGGCCAAGTTAATTATTAcagatgaaagaccatttcagatggtagagagtcctGCTTTTGTTGGACTAGCCAGATGCCTTAACCCCAAatacgagaaggtctctcgtacaacaatcaagagggtgtgtatgaagatATATGAAGGCGAGAAGGTTAAGTTAAAAAGAGAGTTGGTAACGCAAGCGATTTCCCGAATTAGCCtaacatcagatttgtggacggcatccaatcaacgaaaggggtatatgtccctaactgctcactacgttgatgctgaatggaggctttgcaagagaataataaactttcgttatctggcacctcctcatagtggtttgatgatttcagactgcatacacagatgtcttatggagtggggaattgagaagaagatctcCACAATTACTCTAGATaatgcctctgcaaatgatagcgtgataatgaatttgcgtaaccagtttagggccaccagtgacttgtattttggtggaaagatatttcatgttaggtgttgtgcccacatcttaaacttgattgtacaagaggGCCTTAAAACAATCGATCCCACCATCGAGAatataagagaaagtgtgaagtacatacgggggtcaccttcacgattacatgtatggaatgagatcgtgaagcgattgaatttgtcaactcagagaacGATGAAGTTGGACGTCACGACACgctggaattcaacttttgaaatgttggattcagcgataGATTTGAGACttgcattctctcactatgcacagcgtgatagtgcgtatgtttggctgccttctgaagatgattggtcagtagctgaatcagttcgtaagttcctttttgttttttacaaCAGCACAAAGAAATTTTCGGGCAGTAAGTATCCAACATCAAATATATTTTTGcctgaactttggaaggtaaaagatgccttgcACAAAGGCAATACTGGACAAGACTTTTTACACTTTATGACCATGGGTATGCAAGTAAAGTTTGATAAAtattggtctgagtgtagtctgGTAATGGGTGTTGCGGTCGTTCTTGATCCTCGATACAAGATGATTATGATTGACTTCATATGTAGTAAGTTGTATGGTGCGATGGGTGTTGCTGAGGCCGAAAAGATTTCTGATGCGGTCAgtgaattgtacaatttgtatGTGTGCACGGCAAAAGAACAATCTTCTCATGTGGGTTCTAGTTCCGCAGTTGATGAATCGCAAGAAGACAcaatagatgatttcatgtcttactatGCACAGCGGAAAGGGACTCAAATACGAATGCCtagatcagaacttgaagagTATCTCAATGAGGATCTTTTAGTTGTAAAATCCAAAGgtgatgattttgatattttggagtggtggaggacAAAATCCGGTAATTTACAGTACCCTGTGCTCTCATTAATGGCACGtgatatattatcaattccaatttcaactgtggcttcagaatctgcttttagtacagggagtagggtcgtaagcaagtatagaagctcacttacacccgaatcggttgaagcgctcatttgtagtcaggattggctgcgtccaatgtgggggaaagagaactctgttgatgaggagttcgatgaagaggagagtgagaAGATAGATGAGACAGTGCCTGCAACTGCGATGTGATTTTGATGCATTTTATTTCTGTTATTTaatgttatttgtaattttgttaaaacagtTACATTGTAATTTTATGGTTATGGCTTATGGGTGGAGCCAACCTTTCGGTTGGACTtgagatctattgtaattttctattttcatgttTTCATGTCCACACGAAATGTGGATTAGATGATAAGTTCAAATCCATGTTAGACTTCTTAACCTAGTCGTGTAAATGCTCATTCCATGTTAGCCTGACCACACCaaatgtggattaaatccatcaaTTGGATAGTTAGGATTCATTTTAAATTAAGATGCCATCATTTGCTCATTTTAACTTTGGCGAGTCTGCAGGTTAGTCCGGTCACATTCGGTGAGTCTATTGCACACGATTATTCATTTACTGGACGGTAATCTCAACTTACACTACCACTGATGAAGATTATATAACTGATTTAAGGAATTTCAAGGAAGCATTAAACCTGATAATGCCCTAAGTAGACCATGGGACTGGTTTGTTGATTATTTTACTAATTTTTGCATGTGTGATGAGAACATGGATTCAGGCAGATAACTACCTCAGTACAGGCTGCTACAATCTCAGGTCGGTGTGCTGGTTTTGTGCAAACAAGTAATGAGATGGCTCTTGGCACCGTTGTAATACCCATTTCCATCTATGGTGGGAAGCAATTCTCCCTATCCATTCACATATACAACTGTTAAGGTCCAACCTGTGgacaacttccaacctttcatgtatatATGACATCCAACAAATCCATGAGTATATAGGGCTGACCTTTGGTACTTTGCACAAGGAAATCctcatggtggagccaaccttTCGGTTGGACTTGAGATCTCATACATATGTTGGCAATATTAATGGCAGGTTGATTGTCATGGTAGAGAGGAGCACGGGCCTCAATTTCTGTTTCTTGCAAAAGAGATTGAAGCCATGTGATCTCACAAGTTGTTTTAGTCATTTCCCTATACTTAGCTTCATCAAATGAACCACAGTCTACTTCTGGCTTTTTCATATCACCAGATTTCCTCCTATGGAGGTGTAGATGTGTAGTAGCTGTTGTTTGACCTCCTGCCATTTCAAAGAGTAGttttgggtgcatttggatgtcCGCATAACAGAAGTGTTTGCATCAACCCATGATTGAAATGGCATGGTCTTGTGGGCAGCATTGAAAGTGCGATTACCTTTCCGTTTTTCCTGCCTGAAATTGATGCGCAACTCATTTCATGCAAGATGTGAGATGAGTGGGGCATTAGTTGTGGGTGGGGATCAGTTCTACCCGACCACTGCATTTTCAAGGCACCCAAACACACCATTAGTTGAGAAGA
Coding sequences within:
- the LOC131233648 gene encoding zinc finger BED domain-containing protein RICESLEEPER 2-like; translated protein: MESEGLSNTPSPAPGGRSITSPMILEDEGLGLEHEEVPVDIDTSTTQSHVAGKMKKRSAVWDDFEEVTLKNGQVKIQCKHCKSQYAKQSDGSTTTLKKHISKCQKKMRSAATQQTLSFSQSAMGPLVSIYKYDKELVNELTAKLIITDERPFQMVESPAFVGLARCLNPKYEKVSRTTIKRVCMKIYEGEKVKLKRELVTQAISRISLTSDLWTASNQRKGYMSLTAHYVDAEWRLCKRIINFRYLAPPHSGLMISDCIHRCLMEWGIEKKISTITLDNASANDSVIMNLRNQFRATSDLYFGGKIFHVRCCAHILNLIVQEGLKTIDPTIENIRESVKYIRGSPSRLHVWNEIVKRLNLSTQRTMKLDVTTRWNSTFEMLDSAIDLRLAFSHYAQRDSAYVWLPSEDDWSVAESVRKFLFVFYNSTKKFSGSKYPTSNIFLPELWKVKDALHKGNTGQDFLHFMTMGMQVKFDKYWSECSLVMGVAVVLDPRYKMIMIDFICSKLYGAMGVAEAEKISDAVSELYNLYVCTAKEQSSHVGSSSAVDESQEDTIDDFMSYYAQRKGTQIRMPRSELEEYLNEDLLVVKSKGDDFDILEWWRTKSGNLQYPVLSLMARDILSIPISTVASESAFSTGSRVVSKYRSSLTPESVEALICSQDWLRPMWGKENSVDEEFDEEESEKIDETVPATAM